One region of Polynucleobacter sp. Adler-ghost genomic DNA includes:
- a CDS encoding cytidylyltransferase domain-containing protein, translated as MIFKSRQQNTSGRTIAVITARMGSKRLPGKNLKAIGGKPLIAWTFECVCACRDLFYDIVLSTDDPEIIELADKYNISAPFIRPPELSSDDASSVAVLQHATNFVETRDKIVIDWILTLQPTSPLRRPCDIKNSIQLIETLTCDSLTSITESKNHPYLTKKIDPDGYLTPFISQSDQSIRRQDLSPASFSRNGAIYLTKRNILMGSNSMYGEKTVPYYMPIERSVDIDDKFDFFIAEQLMLCGKAFEAL; from the coding sequence ATGATCTTTAAAAGCCGCCAACAAAATACTAGTGGGCGTACCATAGCAGTCATAACAGCCAGAATGGGGTCCAAACGATTGCCCGGGAAAAATTTAAAGGCAATTGGTGGAAAACCTTTGATAGCATGGACATTTGAATGTGTTTGTGCTTGTCGCGATCTTTTTTACGACATAGTTCTTTCTACCGATGATCCAGAAATTATCGAGCTTGCAGATAAATATAATATTTCAGCTCCATTTATTAGGCCTCCTGAACTTTCAAGTGATGACGCCAGTTCAGTAGCAGTTCTTCAGCATGCAACCAATTTTGTGGAAACTAGAGACAAAATAGTTATTGACTGGATCCTCACTCTGCAGCCTACCTCGCCACTTCGACGACCCTGCGATATAAAAAATTCCATTCAATTAATTGAAACCCTAACTTGCGATAGCCTAACCTCAATCACTGAATCAAAAAATCATCCTTATTTAACCAAGAAGATTGATCCCGATGGATACCTTACCCCCTTTATCTCGCAAAGCGATCAGAGTATAAGGCGACAGGATTTATCACCTGCATCCTTCTCTAGAAATGGGGCCATCTATCTAACTAAAAGAAATATTCTTATGGGTAGTAATTCCATGTATGGAGAGAAAACTGTTCCGTACTATATGCCAATTGAAAGATCTGTTGATATAGATGATAAGTTTGATTTTTTTATTGCAGAACAATTAATGCTTTGTGGCAAAGCATTTGAGGCGCTCTAA
- the neuC gene encoding UDP-N-acetylglucosamine 2-epimerase: MNGKRNICVVVASRANYGRIRSLLSALQANSNINLQIVVTASALLYRFGEVIKLIESDGYNVSAKAHVVLEGDTPSAMAKSTGFAIQELTTIFDFLKPDIVLTVADRYETLATAVAASYMNIHVAHTQGGEVTGSIDESVRHAITKLAHFHFVTTELSKKRVIQMGEDPSRVFLTGCPSIDEITNTDLQVTPDLLEKNGGVGATIDLNKPYLLVLQHPVTTEFNLASSQIKETIEALNRIKMPTIWLWPNIDAGSDAISHELRSFRETENPGWLRLHRNFSIQDYARLMKNCACFIGNSSSALREGAYLGTPAINIGSRQFNRERAENVIDSHAISSEIEKLIRIQVSHGPYASNPLFGNGNSGLKIAQILSTVTLGSTQKVFHDL, from the coding sequence GTGAACGGGAAAAGAAATATATGTGTTGTTGTAGCATCGAGAGCAAACTATGGTCGCATACGATCGCTACTCTCAGCTTTACAAGCTAATTCAAACATTAACCTTCAAATTGTTGTTACTGCATCTGCTTTACTTTATAGATTTGGTGAGGTTATCAAACTTATTGAAAGCGATGGATATAACGTTTCGGCAAAAGCCCATGTTGTTTTAGAGGGCGATACGCCCTCTGCCATGGCAAAATCTACTGGTTTTGCGATACAAGAATTAACAACAATTTTCGATTTTTTAAAGCCTGATATTGTTCTTACTGTTGCCGATAGATACGAAACACTTGCAACAGCTGTGGCTGCATCTTATATGAATATTCATGTAGCGCATACTCAAGGGGGTGAGGTTACGGGCTCGATCGATGAATCGGTTCGACATGCGATTACAAAACTTGCACATTTTCATTTTGTTACAACTGAATTATCAAAAAAACGCGTTATTCAAATGGGGGAAGATCCCTCAAGGGTTTTCTTAACAGGCTGTCCGTCTATTGATGAAATTACAAATACGGATCTTCAAGTAACCCCTGACTTGCTAGAAAAAAATGGTGGCGTGGGGGCAACGATAGATTTAAATAAGCCTTATTTACTGGTCTTACAACATCCTGTAACAACGGAGTTTAATTTAGCATCATCACAAATTAAAGAAACAATCGAGGCTTTAAATAGAATTAAGATGCCGACGATATGGTTGTGGCCGAATATCGATGCAGGTAGCGATGCAATCTCTCATGAACTCAGATCATTTAGGGAGACAGAAAATCCAGGCTGGTTGAGATTGCATAGAAACTTTAGCATTCAAGACTACGCCCGCCTCATGAAAAACTGTGCTTGCTTTATTGGAAATTCCTCAAGCGCTCTCAGAGAAGGGGCATATTTAGGTACGCCTGCCATCAACATAGGCAGCAGACAGTTTAATAGGGAAAGAGCTGAAAATGTTATTGACTCACACGCAATCTCATCTGAAATCGAAAAGTTGATAAGAATACAAGTCTCTCACGGTCCATATGCCAGCAATCCCCTCTTTGGCAATGGAAATTCAGGACTAAAAATTGCACAAATTCTTTCCACGGTAACTCTAGGAAGTACGCAAAAGGTATTCCATGATCTTTAA
- a CDS encoding N-acetylneuraminate synthase family protein, translating to MSKINSIFQCNQTPFLIAEIGLSHDGSLGFAHSMIEAISKTGFDAVKFQTHIASHESSLDEPFRINFSYQDKTRYDYWRRTEFTLEEWRGLKSHAEELGLIFLSSPFSIAAAQMLNEIGICAWKISSGEIHSRRLLEWVANTKKPIIASTGLTTFDEVNALVKFLNSKAPNRYAILQCTTEYPTLAENVGINVLDKYISMFNCPIGLSDHSGVIWPAIIAASRGARVIEVHATFSKCMFGPDTTSSLTIEQLKELKIGVDFTYKAISSDFDKNKNVNKKISIRKLFSKSVAACRNIEKGKLLKEADIVWLKPGFGISEQDYDQKYSKKKLSRDISAGEFLQEGDFE from the coding sequence ATGTCAAAAATTAACTCTATATTTCAATGCAATCAAACCCCATTTTTGATTGCTGAGATAGGACTGTCTCACGATGGTAGTCTCGGTTTCGCGCACTCTATGATTGAAGCGATTTCAAAGACTGGCTTTGATGCGGTCAAGTTTCAAACCCATATTGCATCCCATGAGAGCAGTCTAGATGAGCCTTTTAGAATTAATTTTAGCTATCAAGATAAAACTCGCTATGATTATTGGAGAAGAACTGAATTTACGCTTGAAGAGTGGAGGGGGCTTAAATCTCATGCTGAGGAACTAGGTCTAATTTTTCTGTCATCCCCATTCTCAATTGCAGCAGCGCAGATGCTAAATGAAATAGGAATATGCGCATGGAAAATTTCTTCCGGTGAAATACACTCAAGAAGATTGCTGGAATGGGTAGCCAATACAAAAAAGCCGATTATTGCCTCTACTGGACTGACCACCTTTGATGAAGTTAACGCTTTGGTAAAATTTCTTAACTCAAAAGCCCCAAATAGATATGCAATTTTGCAATGCACCACGGAATACCCAACTTTAGCCGAGAATGTTGGCATAAACGTATTAGATAAATACATTTCCATGTTTAATTGTCCCATTGGACTATCTGATCACTCAGGGGTAATTTGGCCCGCTATTATCGCCGCATCCAGAGGCGCCAGAGTTATAGAGGTACATGCAACATTTAGCAAATGCATGTTTGGCCCGGACACAACATCATCCCTGACAATCGAGCAACTCAAAGAACTAAAGATTGGGGTTGACTTTACTTATAAGGCAATATCTTCAGATTTTGATAAGAATAAAAATGTAAACAAAAAGATATCAATCAGAAAATTATTTTCCAAATCAGTTGCAGCATGTCGAAATATTGAAAAAGGAAAATTATTGAAAGAGGCTGATATTGTTTGGCTAAAACCAGGGTTTGGTATAAGCGAACAAGATTATGATCAAAAATACTCCAAAAAGAAATTATCCCGTGATATTTCAGCTGGTGAATTTTTGCAAGAAGGGGATTTTGAGTGA
- a CDS encoding SMP-30/gluconolactonase/LRE family protein produces the protein MNAIKAVLHSKFNPSNLLAESPIWDDINGLIYWCDILGKKIYELHLKSELLRSWVTNDEPGCIVLCAQGGLIVAQSDGIYHLNTELSIFTLLIEAPYDKTLIRFNDGKCDSFGRLWVGSLYRSKDRPLGNLYTFFFKDGTPYLRCVADNNITGNGIAFSPDQRFIYWSNSTNQIIEIFDLDIKTANLRNRRLFFDFNDWPNYKGKPDGAAVDQQGNYWVAMYNASEIVVLSPDGAVIERMQMPVKNPTMPCFGGKHMDSLFVTSSVYNSNNSGIDHSAFAGQIFSFQTNACGAPCYSFNLAS, from the coding sequence ATGAATGCTATTAAAGCTGTTCTACACTCCAAATTCAATCCTTCAAATTTATTGGCCGAATCACCTATCTGGGATGATATCAACGGCTTAATTTATTGGTGTGACATTCTTGGCAAAAAAATTTACGAGCTTCACTTAAAAAGCGAGCTACTAAGGAGTTGGGTAACTAATGATGAACCTGGTTGCATTGTTTTATGTGCACAAGGTGGATTAATAGTAGCCCAATCTGATGGAATTTATCACTTAAATACTGAGCTAAGTATATTTACCCTCCTAATTGAAGCGCCCTATGATAAAACATTAATTAGATTTAATGATGGGAAATGTGACTCATTCGGCAGATTGTGGGTAGGATCGCTTTATCGCTCCAAAGATCGTCCGCTAGGAAATCTTTATACTTTTTTTTTCAAGGATGGCACCCCATATCTTAGGTGCGTTGCAGATAATAATATTACAGGAAACGGTATTGCTTTTAGCCCGGATCAAAGATTTATTTACTGGTCAAACTCCACAAATCAAATTATTGAAATATTTGATTTAGATATTAAGACGGCAAATTTGCGTAATAGGCGTTTGTTCTTTGATTTTAATGATTGGCCGAATTACAAAGGAAAGCCAGATGGTGCTGCCGTAGATCAACAGGGAAATTATTGGGTAGCTATGTATAACGCTTCAGAGATAGTGGTTCTCTCTCCCGATGGAGCGGTAATCGAAAGAATGCAAATGCCAGTGAAAAATCCAACGATGCCATGCTTTGGTGGAAAACATATGGATAGCCTATTTGTTACCTCCTCTGTTTATAACTCAAACAATTCAGGTATTGATCACTCTGCTTTTGCAGGCCAAATATTTTCATTTCAAACCAATGCATGCGGTGCACCGTGTTATTCCTTTAACCTCGCCTCATAA
- a CDS encoding class I SAM-dependent methyltransferase, whose protein sequence is MNAPITRFDTEVDCIKNGAPFAKEADSFLNFIQSLPTTPDSFFQRTIIAWELFQRTDEMLCRSDFECVDFSNLLSDITLRAKQFNDSISYFKSQLEFQPHSNKLLDFKVETQNHYGSLFSKFDENHYYIESLELLKTRLERNQVNLGKIGDKIALDAGCGGGRYTYALSALGFKHVTGIDFSELNINTALDRHKRISPKTSFKLGSVHNLPFADNTFDFIFSNGVLHHTESIPLGLKEIHRTLKPHGECFLYLIEKPGGLHWDMTELLRNVMKPLINISHKQFLKCWEPQPTEFFTC, encoded by the coding sequence ATGAATGCCCCCATTACCAGATTCGATACAGAGGTTGATTGTATAAAAAATGGTGCTCCATTCGCCAAAGAAGCAGATAGTTTTTTAAACTTTATACAGTCTCTGCCAACGACGCCAGATTCATTCTTTCAAAGAACTATCATAGCATGGGAACTTTTTCAAAGAACTGATGAAATGCTTTGCAGGTCTGACTTTGAATGTGTAGATTTTTCCAATTTATTATCGGACATAACCCTAAGAGCGAAACAATTTAATGATTCAATCTCGTACTTTAAATCTCAACTAGAATTTCAACCTCATTCTAATAAATTGCTTGATTTTAAAGTGGAGACACAAAATCATTACGGCAGTCTTTTTTCTAAATTTGATGAGAATCACTACTATATTGAGTCTTTAGAGCTTCTTAAAACTCGTTTGGAAAGAAATCAAGTCAATCTTGGCAAGATTGGCGATAAGATTGCGCTAGATGCTGGTTGTGGAGGCGGAAGATATACTTACGCTCTTAGCGCACTTGGTTTTAAGCACGTCACTGGGATTGATTTTTCTGAGTTAAATATTAATACCGCATTAGATCGCCACAAAAGAATCTCCCCTAAAACCTCTTTTAAATTAGGGAGTGTTCATAATTTACCTTTTGCGGATAATACTTTTGACTTTATATTTTCCAATGGAGTCCTTCATCATACCGAATCAATTCCTCTTGGATTAAAAGAAATTCACAGGACTCTAAAACCACATGGTGAATGTTTTTTATATCTTATCGAAAAACCAGGTGGACTTCACTGGGATATGACTGAATTACTAAGGAATGTAATGAAACCGTTGATCAACATATCGCACAAGCAATTTTTGAAATGCTGGGAACCCCAACCAACAGAATTTTTTACATGCTAG
- a CDS encoding ABC transporter ATP-binding protein, with protein sequence MTTNQKTLYKLLVEAWGLLSTQRHFQLMGLVILMICASISEVIGVGVVLPFIGILLSPDPSDQPYIPKTALELIGVEGESVIYLFLVIFSIAVILSAFIRLLLLYANTKYSFAIGSDLSIDLYKKTIHQNYLFHISRSSSIPIDIIITKTNGLIHNCVLSVINLISSCILIFFISLILFIIKPILIFVLFIVISILYFFVLFKSKKKLLNNSNIISKSSENIMKLLQESLGGIREVILGNNHEFYVSRYKDYDSALRKSQGSNISISQSPRYVIEAAGVLLIAISSVVLVVLIGMPKEFALPILAAITLGAQRLIPLIQNTYVSWSNLQGSYHSLRDVIGAIKQPLPNKSSSIIDGLDFHQCIKLNDVYFAYTPNNFILKAVNITIESGDSIGLIGVTGGGKSTLIDLISGLVRPTSGSLTVDNVEIDSSNSASWWDLIAYVPQDIFLFDSTLIENIALGLSIDMIDYDFVIELIKRVNLFDEIMSMPNQLMTHVGERGVQLSGGQKQRIAIARALYKNPKVLILDEATSALDNHTESNIIESIHGFYSHLTIIMVAHRISTLNSCNKIYEIKNKRLIQKDSLI encoded by the coding sequence ATGACAACCAATCAAAAAACTTTATATAAATTACTTGTGGAGGCTTGGGGCTTATTAAGCACTCAAAGACATTTTCAGCTTATGGGTTTAGTGATATTGATGATATGTGCTTCCATATCGGAGGTAATAGGTGTGGGAGTTGTATTGCCTTTTATTGGAATTTTATTGTCCCCAGATCCATCTGATCAACCATACATACCCAAAACTGCCCTAGAATTGATTGGTGTAGAAGGTGAATCTGTTATTTATTTATTTTTAGTAATATTTTCAATTGCAGTAATATTATCCGCTTTTATCAGACTGCTTTTACTATACGCAAATACAAAATATTCATTTGCTATAGGATCCGACTTAAGCATTGATTTATATAAAAAAACAATACATCAAAATTATTTGTTTCATATATCTAGAAGCAGTAGTATTCCAATCGATATTATAATAACAAAAACAAATGGACTAATACACAATTGTGTATTATCTGTAATTAATTTAATTTCTTCTTGTATATTAATTTTTTTTATTAGTTTAATATTGTTTATAATAAAACCAATTCTAATATTTGTATTATTTATAGTAATATCAATATTATATTTTTTTGTGTTATTTAAGAGCAAAAAGAAATTATTAAATAACAGTAATATAATATCTAAATCCTCTGAGAATATAATGAAGCTTTTGCAGGAATCTTTGGGTGGGATTAGGGAGGTAATACTTGGAAATAATCATGAATTCTATGTATCTCGTTACAAAGATTATGATTCTGCACTCAGAAAGTCTCAGGGTTCAAATATCTCAATTAGTCAATCTCCAAGATATGTCATAGAGGCGGCTGGGGTTTTATTGATAGCAATTTCTTCAGTTGTACTTGTTGTGTTAATTGGTATGCCGAAAGAATTTGCACTGCCGATTTTGGCTGCTATAACTTTAGGTGCTCAACGTCTAATCCCATTAATTCAAAATACATATGTTTCATGGTCAAATCTACAGGGTTCATATCATAGCTTAAGGGACGTTATTGGGGCGATTAAACAGCCATTACCCAATAAAAGTAGCTCAATTATTGACGGTTTAGATTTTCATCAATGCATTAAATTAAATGATGTATATTTTGCTTATACTCCAAATAACTTTATTTTGAAGGCTGTTAATATAACCATAGAGAGTGGTGATAGTATTGGACTAATTGGAGTGACTGGGGGTGGTAAAAGTACGCTGATTGACCTAATTTCAGGATTAGTAAGGCCTACATCCGGGAGTTTAACTGTTGATAATGTCGAAATTGACTCATCTAATTCTGCATCTTGGTGGGATTTAATCGCTTATGTTCCCCAAGATATATTTTTGTTTGATAGCACTTTAATTGAAAATATCGCGCTAGGGCTATCTATTGATATGATTGATTACGATTTTGTTATTGAGTTAATTAAGAGGGTGAACTTATTTGATGAAATTATGTCTATGCCTAATCAACTTATGACTCATGTTGGAGAGCGAGGCGTTCAATTATCAGGCGGGCAAAAGCAAAGAATTGCAATTGCTAGGGCTTTATATAAAAATCCTAAAGTCCTTATTCTCGATGAAGCTACTAGCGCACTAGATAATCATACAGAGTCTAATATTATCGAATCAATTCATGGCTTCTATTCACATCTTACTATTATCATGGTGGCGCATAGAATTTCTACTTTAAATTCATGCAATAAAATATATGAAATTAAGAATAAGAGATTAATTCAAAAAGATAGCCTAATATAG
- a CDS encoding N-acetyl sugar amidotransferase — protein MTAYFGLPEKVLFCKRCVISNQRPSSTVEFKHTSDEKKSTICFDEDGVCDACRYQEVKAGKINWDQREKSLIETLDKFRSKDGSYDVVVPGSGGKDSAYASHILKYKYGMNPLTVTWAPHKYTDIGWKNFENWIHVGGLDNILFTPSGHLHRYLTRQAFLNLLHPFQPFIVGQRMIGPLMAAKFGIKLVMYGENQAEYGNDPNDNFRPTMDRKFFSIGDPGDIALGGKKIRDILAETDFTLNDFAPYIPPSADYLEQRGIEVHYLGYYLKWDPQECYYYATEHTGFQANTERTEGTYSKYSSIDDRIDMFHYFTTLVKFGIGRATYDASQEVRNGKITREEAVLLVKRYDEEFPTKYFKDFLEYISLTEDQFHATVDVFRSPHLWGKEDGLWRLKHAVWKEFAS, from the coding sequence ATGACTGCATATTTTGGCTTACCAGAGAAAGTTCTTTTTTGTAAGCGGTGTGTTATTTCAAATCAACGCCCAAGTTCAACAGTAGAATTTAAGCATACAAGTGATGAAAAAAAATCTACGATTTGTTTTGATGAGGATGGGGTATGTGATGCATGCCGTTACCAAGAGGTTAAGGCTGGAAAAATTAACTGGGATCAACGAGAAAAATCATTAATCGAAACTCTTGATAAATTTAGAAGCAAGGATGGTAGTTATGATGTTGTAGTGCCGGGAAGTGGCGGGAAAGATAGCGCGTATGCCTCACATATACTCAAGTATAAATATGGAATGAATCCATTAACGGTTACATGGGCCCCCCATAAGTACACTGATATAGGCTGGAAAAACTTTGAAAACTGGATTCATGTTGGAGGTTTAGATAATATTTTATTTACTCCGAGCGGACACCTGCATCGTTATCTTACACGTCAGGCTTTTTTGAATTTGCTGCACCCATTTCAACCTTTCATTGTCGGTCAGCGGATGATTGGGCCGTTAATGGCTGCAAAGTTTGGCATTAAGCTCGTTATGTATGGCGAAAATCAAGCTGAATATGGAAATGATCCAAATGACAACTTTCGACCAACAATGGATCGAAAGTTTTTTTCTATCGGTGACCCCGGGGACATTGCATTGGGGGGTAAAAAAATAAGAGACATCTTGGCAGAAACAGACTTTACATTGAATGATTTTGCTCCCTATATTCCCCCTAGCGCTGACTATTTAGAGCAACGTGGTATTGAAGTGCATTATTTGGGATATTATTTAAAGTGGGATCCTCAGGAATGTTATTACTATGCCACTGAGCACACAGGCTTTCAGGCTAACACTGAGCGCACTGAGGGAACATACTCTAAGTACAGCAGTATCGATGATAGGATCGATATGTTCCACTATTTCACAACGCTAGTAAAGTTTGGCATAGGTCGGGCAACTTACGATGCTTCACAAGAAGTGCGCAATGGAAAAATAACGCGTGAAGAAGCGGTTCTCCTGGTTAAGCGATACGACGAAGAGTTCCCGACGAAATATTTTAAGGATTTTCTCGAATATATCTCGCTGACCGAGGATCAATTCCACGCTACGGTTGACGTATTTAGATCGCCTCATTTATGGGGTAAAGAAGATGGATTATGGAGGCTAAAACATGCAGTTTGGAAGGAATTTGCCTCGTGA
- the hisF gene encoding imidazole glycerol phosphate synthase subunit HisF has translation MRLTRLIARLDVKGPNLIKGVHLEGLRIIGAPEKYAKKYYEHGADEIIYMDVVASLYGRSKLTEIVRRTAHDVFVPLTVGGGISSVDDVQDLLCVGADKVAINTAALADPSLINRITRRFGSQSLVLSIEAKRQSEGSWSAYSHCGREKSGWDVIEWAKEGVKLGAGEILITSIDQEGTRKGFDLELVKAISSAVKVPIIASGGYGAPQHLVDVIKFGKANAVAFADSIHYERATFNDFRQTALENNISVRVI, from the coding sequence ATGCGTCTAACACGGTTGATAGCCCGATTAGATGTAAAAGGGCCTAACTTAATTAAGGGAGTTCATCTTGAGGGCTTAAGAATTATTGGCGCACCGGAGAAATATGCCAAAAAATATTATGAACATGGCGCCGATGAGATTATTTACATGGATGTCGTTGCTAGCTTATATGGGCGAAGTAAGTTGACTGAAATTGTAAGGCGTACTGCACATGATGTTTTTGTACCATTGACTGTAGGTGGCGGCATCAGCTCCGTTGATGATGTTCAAGACCTTTTATGTGTAGGGGCGGATAAGGTAGCAATTAATACTGCCGCTCTGGCTGACCCATCCTTAATTAATCGGATTACGCGGAGATTTGGTTCTCAGTCTTTGGTACTTTCAATTGAGGCTAAGCGTCAAAGTGAGGGATCTTGGAGTGCATACTCACACTGCGGACGAGAGAAATCAGGGTGGGATGTGATTGAGTGGGCCAAAGAGGGGGTTAAACTTGGAGCGGGGGAAATCTTGATCACCTCTATAGATCAAGAGGGAACGCGTAAAGGTTTTGATTTAGAACTAGTAAAGGCAATTAGTTCAGCGGTAAAGGTGCCTATAATTGCAAGTGGTGGATATGGAGCGCCCCAACATTTAGTTGATGTAATTAAATTTGGCAAGGCAAATGCTGTTGCATTTGCTGATTCGATTCATTATGAGCGCGCTACTTTTAATGATTTTCGACAAACTGCATTAGAAAACAATATTTCCGTTAGGGTGATATGA
- the hisH gene encoding imidazole glycerol phosphate synthase subunit HisH — protein MSLLNVSIIDYGIGNLYSVQQAFERCGATVRLARTPRDIELAEKLVLPGVGAFADGMLELNRRELTGPILEYAASNRPLLGICLGMQMLATSSEEFKLSHGLDLIPGKVKKINTKTASGAELRLPHTGWTKIYQTKLGCWDESILNGCKDGVAVYLVHSYALSTEDNSSVLAECSYGDNRIATVVRKGNIYGCQFHPEKSGLDGLKILSNFLTRLS, from the coding sequence ATGAGTCTTTTGAATGTTTCGATAATTGATTACGGAATTGGAAACTTATACAGTGTTCAGCAGGCATTTGAGAGATGTGGTGCCACAGTAAGGCTTGCTCGGACTCCAAGGGACATTGAATTAGCGGAGAAACTTGTTTTGCCTGGGGTCGGAGCTTTTGCAGATGGAATGCTAGAGCTTAATAGGCGTGAATTAACCGGACCAATCTTAGAATACGCAGCATCTAATAGGCCGCTGCTAGGAATTTGTTTGGGTATGCAAATGTTAGCGACATCAAGCGAAGAGTTCAAACTTAGTCACGGTTTAGATTTAATACCAGGAAAAGTCAAAAAAATTAATACAAAGACGGCAAGTGGCGCAGAGCTGCGGCTTCCGCACACAGGGTGGACGAAAATATACCAAACCAAATTGGGCTGTTGGGATGAGTCAATACTTAACGGTTGTAAAGATGGGGTTGCAGTTTATTTAGTCCATTCATATGCCTTATCAACGGAGGATAACTCGAGTGTTCTTGCAGAATGTAGCTACGGCGATAATAGAATTGCAACCGTTGTGCGCAAGGGGAATATTTATGGGTGCCAATTTCATCCAGAGAAGAGCGGACTAGATGGGTTAAAAATCCTTAGCAACTTTCTCACAAGATTATCATGA
- a CDS encoding sedoheptulose 7-phosphate cyclase — translation MLNTQDKDCWNISSSQDINFSIIASRQYLFDPLNIALSSSIKSSANNRRLIVVDRNICEFYLEDIKNYFDYHDVEHHMLAIDATEDDKNIESLLTILTSMEDFGLLRRSEPVIAIGGGVLLDLVGFAASIYRRGVPYIRIPTTLVGLVDASVGIKTGINIFTRRNRLGTYFPPICSYLDKGFLKTLPKLEIRSGMGEILKMAVIKDAKLFEILENYGGILVEDFVNCVKADEVIQRSINGMVAELESNLWELDLKRKVDFGHSFSPIIEMRSLEDSAVDSLTHGQAVALDVIFSSVLALNRGFIQSRDMERILMVAKDIGLPIIHPYFKRPLLIFEALSDTTKHRNGSQNLPLPFSIGDCCFINDVTLSEIEKGVDTLIAITGQIK, via the coding sequence ATGCTAAATACTCAAGATAAAGATTGCTGGAATATATCTAGCTCCCAAGATATAAATTTTTCAATTATCGCTTCAAGGCAGTATTTATTTGATCCCTTAAATATTGCTTTATCTTCTTCAATTAAATCAAGCGCAAATAATAGAAGGTTAATAGTTGTTGATAGAAATATTTGTGAATTTTACTTGGAAGATATAAAAAATTACTTTGATTACCATGATGTTGAACATCATATGTTAGCAATTGATGCAACAGAAGACGATAAAAATATTGAATCTCTTCTGACAATATTAACCTCAATGGAGGATTTTGGACTATTAAGGCGCTCTGAGCCAGTAATTGCAATAGGTGGCGGAGTATTGCTTGATCTTGTTGGATTTGCGGCAAGTATTTATAGAAGGGGGGTGCCTTACATTCGCATTCCCACAACCCTTGTTGGTCTTGTAGATGCTAGCGTAGGAATTAAAACTGGTATTAATATTTTCACGAGAAGGAATAGGTTGGGGACTTACTTTCCGCCAATTTGCTCATACTTAGATAAGGGCTTTCTCAAGACCTTGCCTAAACTGGAGATACGCTCAGGTATGGGTGAAATACTGAAGATGGCCGTGATTAAAGATGCAAAACTTTTTGAAATTCTTGAAAACTACGGTGGAATTTTAGTGGAGGATTTTGTTAATTGCGTAAAGGCCGACGAAGTCATCCAAAGGTCAATAAATGGCATGGTGGCAGAATTGGAGAGCAATTTGTGGGAATTGGATTTGAAAAGAAAGGTTGACTTTGGACATTCTTTTAGCCCGATCATTGAAATGAGATCCTTGGAGGATTCGGCTGTAGATAGCTTAACTCACGGACAGGCCGTTGCGTTAGATGTAATTTTCTCATCCGTACTGGCGTTAAATAGAGGATTTATCCAAAGTCGGGATATGGAGAGAATATTAATGGTTGCTAAAGACATTGGACTACCGATAATTCACCCTTATTTTAAAAGGCCTTTACTTATTTTTGAGGCATTAAGCGATACAACAAAACACCGCAATGGATCCCAGAATTTGCCGCTACCATTCTCAATTGGAGATTGTTGTTTTATTAATGATGTAACTTTGTCAGAAATTGAAAAGGGTGTAGATACCCTAATTGCAATTACAGGCCAAATTAAATGA